The DNA region TGCATCTCATTGGTTGACCTAAGTAGTGGGTTTTTCCTTGCATAGTTTCAGTAGTAACTGGACTGATATATGCATGCCATGGCGACACAAGCTAAGGTTAAATATGTTGTTTCATACCTGAAATGAAGTTATTGTTTGTAATGCAATATATGACTGATGTATTGTCTTGTTCTAGCCTGTTCTGTACGGATATTATAGAAGTTCTTGCTCTTGGAGAGTCCGGATAGGTAAGTAAGTCTATTTACTTTCATCCATCTCAGCATATATCAAATGTCAGTGTATATAATATAACTTAAATATGTTGTAATATTTCTAGCGTTTGCACTGAAAGGAATTGAATATGAGCAAAAGCCAATAAATCTCATTGAGGATGGTGGGCTACAGGTAAACTACATTTGCAGAAATCTCTAAATTTAATATGAATCTAGCATTATCTATAACACTCCACGGTGGCTCAACTCACATTGTTTTTCACAAGCTAACAGATCAGTTTAAGAAAATAAATCCAATGCGGCAAGTGCCTGCGCTCACCATTGATGGCATCACCTTGTCTCAGTCGGTAAGAACATGCATTCTCCTGCTTTGTGGCACAcagaaattaaaatatttcatgttTACATTGTTTTGCTATTTAATACACAGTTGGCAATCATCCAGTACATTGATGAAACTCGTCCAGAGCCCCGGCTTCTACCTGCAGACCCAAAGCAGCGGGCCCAAGTCCGTATCATCTCTGATATAATTGCATCTGGGATCCAGCCCCTCCAGGTGAGACATGACATTGTGTTTATAGGTGCACAAAGTAACAATTTCAACTATAAAGTAGTTGTTTAAATGGTTTTAGGTGGGCCTAAGTCAAAAGAGCTCACCTTCAAGTCTGTAATATTTCCATCACTATCAGGTTTTTATCTGCATCATGTCTAATCACATTGCATGTCCTCTACAAGCAAGAATTTGCATAAGCGCTACATTTAAGGTATATCAATCAACTATCAAATAATGCTGTGATTTCAGAATCTATATGTGATTCAGAAAATTGGAGCAGAAAAAGCACAGTGGGCTCAACATTTCATCAACCGAGGATTCGAGGGTGAGTTTTTCCCCATTATGTAATTACATCTTGCTGTCAAATAAAAACAGGTTGTTTCTATCTTTGATTCAAGTACTGTCTCAACATGTTttcctgtaatttttttttttagccctaGAGCCTATTCTGAAGATGACAGCAGGAAAATATTGTGTTGGAGATGAGGTAATAGCTGTGATGCACTTTATCAAACACagttggtcaaaagtttacatacaccttgcagaatctgcaaaatgtttattattttattaaaataagagggatcatacaaaacgcatattattttgtatttagtactggcctgaataagatatttcacataatagatgtttacatatagtatgttcttcagaaaaattcttctggtcccacaaattctttggtttttcagcatgtttgggTATTTCctacaatgactgcatgattttgagggACTTACATGCAacaattacaaaaggttcaaatactgattcttcagaagagaaaggatgcattaagagcatcgctgaatttgaagatcagggtaaatttagcttattttgtcttctggggaagtattttctgtagctacTAAAGggacaatactaaatgaaaaatatatgaaaatgtaattgttgcatatgagtccttctgttgtcctcagtgtaaaaagatggatcccaaaattatagtcattgttggcaagggttcaaatacaccaaaatgctgaaaacccaaagaatctgTGGACCCAATGGACTTTTCTGGcagtttagttgttcatgagtcccttgtttgtcctgaacagttatcactgttaaaaaaaaaatttaggtaacaacacattaagatttaagtgtatgcaaacttttaacagggtcattttataaattattttctattattattttctcttgtggactgtatgtaaacattttatgtgaaatatcttattcaggtcagtactaaaaaaaaataacatgcattttgtatgatccttcttattttggtcaaataaatatcattttgcggattctgcaaggtgtatgtaaacttttgtcttaAACTGTAAGTCTCATGTTCATTACATATAGAgtaaaaaattttattaaaacagtaacattgtgaaatattacaatgacTTAAATCACAGTTTTcctttgaatatatattaaaatgtattttatttgagAGACATCAAAAATTAATTATCAGCATCTTATAATATAAatcttattattataattactgtaATATGCTGCTCatgaaacatttctcattatcagtgttgaaaacagttgattcatgttcaaaaagaacagcatttttaaagcagaaatattttgtaacattgaaatgtaatttttgatcaatttaatgcatcattgctgaattaataaaaaaaattaataaaaaaccccaactcttaattttgaacagtagtgtcgAATTCTATATTCAGATTTAACATGCTTTCAAATAATAACATTGTTTCAGATATCCATGGCAGATATTTGTCTTGTGCCTCAAGTCTTCAATGCTGAAAGGTACGATATGTCTCTTAAAAGCTGACATTTATGTTTATGCAATGCAAAAATGCTATAATGAACATTCTACTGTCCTTTACCAAAGGTTCAAGGTGGATATGTCCAAGTTCCCTACTATCAGAAGGTTAAACCAGACCTTAACTGAGATTGACGCTTTCAAAGTCAGTCATCCATCATGTCAGCCTGACACTCCTGATGATCTGCAGGCTTAACTTGAATAATGAAATCAATAAAGCATTTTGATAAACAGTCGTACGAGATTCTTCATTAAAAAAACAGTTCAGTTTCTTTTAAGCAAAGTACTGCATTTATTGCTTTGGTGAAAAGACTGTAGTCGCTGTTTGCAACTTTCAGACATCTATAAACAAGAGATGAGCTGTACATGCCAGTGACTTAAAGAAAAATGTGTGCAATGTGAAACATACAAAGTGGACAAAAATACAAACGTGAAAACGTGTAAAGTACGTGCAAAGTAAGAGAAAACATTTAttgcacaaaaatacagagtCTCTGAATGTACTAAATACAAATCTGAACTACACGTGAGAAAGAGTGAAGGCTTTGCTTGCTTTTAAAGGAAATCAATCTAAAATCAGTAGCTGTAAAACAGCTGTTCATCCTAAAACTGCAATAACGCAACATTAAAAGACAAACGCTAAAAGTGCCGTAAGTTAAAATTTTTTCTATCACGTTTCTACGAGTACCCTACATTTATTTCAAAGAAAAATAAGTCTCTGATTCTATACAGGTAGTTCAACCATGCTTTTAACGGTGTCATTATAGAATGTTCCTGAACAATCTGACCCTCCAAATACTAGGATAGTACACTGAAGAGAGAGGCTCTTGCCATTACGGCGATCCCTCGCATCCCTCGGGTCTGAAGATAAAGCCTTTGTACAGTCCAAGCTTATCAGACTGTGGCCTGCACGAGGCTTAGAGCAAAGCAATGGAGACACCACTGATGTCCAGGAGCTGGTATCTGCAAACATGCATTGTTTTAACGCTTAGAATCATTCAGACTAATAATTGAGGCCATCTATATGATGGTATACTattgtaaatttaagtgaaatgGATAAACGGAATGGCTTGCAATTTCAAAAATCAGTTTAGACTaacaaagttttgagttctgaaaccttgttgtttttatagtacaatgacctcttatatgtcgAAAGATAATGGGAATTtagatttctcagttcatgactgCTTTAAGGCTTTTTATGACACTTTTTAAGACCTATGCAAATAAAATGAACATTGTTTGAGTgaggtagggcaatgtctatggtaacttATTAAACCGTAATATtacatgatttacagttcagatcttttaaaatgataaacatcacatttcagCTTTCAAACTATTTTTAAGAAAAAGGATAAGTTAAATGTCAATTATTATATTAAGTTAAAACATAAATACTactgtcttaatttttttttgattttttagaAAGCACGTTAGCTTTTCACATTTATAACTGTTTGTGTTGTGCAAAAACATGGCTAGATACTCACATTGATCTgaacatattatttaaaaaatgctacTTAATTCTCTGCCACAGGTGGCGCTTTTGAATTGGCAGATCTATCGTTGTTTCGTTGATACCGGCTGTACACAAAGTGGTTCTGTGcttatacaggtgctggtcatataattagaatatctttaaaaagttgatttcactaattccattcaagaagtgaaacttaatgtatacattcattccacacagactgatatttttcaagtgtttatttcttttaatttagatgattataactgacaactaatgaaaaccccaaatcagtatctcagaaaattggaatattgtgaaaaggttcagtattgaagacatctggtgccacactctaatcagctaattaactcaaaacacctgcaaaggcctttaaatgctctctcagtctagttctgtaggctacacaatcatggggaagactgctgatttgacagctgtccaaaagacgaccattgacaccttgcacaaggagggcaaggcacaaaaggtcattgcaaaagaggctggctgttcacagagctctgtgtgcaagcacattaatagagaggcgaagggaaggaaaagatgtggtaggaaaaaaaaaaaaaaattaataaaaaaaaaaaaaacgtgccaaagctaccagtacctggtttaaggaccatggtatccctgttcttaactggccagcaaacttgcctgaccttaaccccatagaaaatctatggggtattgtgaagaggaagatgcaatatgccagacccaacaatgcagaagagctgaaggccactatcagagcaacctgggctctccacattgctgcagtaattcaggcaaaaggagccccaactaagtattaagtgctgtacatgctcatacttttcagttggccaagatttctaaaaatcctttctttgtattggtcttaagtaatattctaattttctgagatactgaattgttttcattttcattagttgtcagttataatcatcaaaatgaaaagaaataaacacttgaaatataacaGTCTgtttggaatgaatgtatacattatacaagtttgaatggaattagtgaaataaaaactttttgaagatattctaattatatgaccagcacctgtacagTGCATGTGGAAAGTATTCACAGCGCTTCACTTTTACCACATtttatgttacagccttattccaaaatggatTAAATTCATTACTTTGCCTCAAAAGCCTACAAACAAGACCCCATAATGACAACATGAAAGAATTTTGTTTGAAATcttttcaaatgtattaaaacaaaataaatcaatgtacataagtattcacagcctttgctCAGCACTTTGGTGAAGCACCTTTGGCAGCAATTACAACCTCAAGTCTTATTGAATATGATGCTACAAGCTTGGCGCATCGGTGCACAATCATTTTCAGATCTCTCTAGAGATTTTCAATTGGGTTCAGGTCTTAGCTCTGGCTGggtcactcaaggacattcacagagttgtcctgTAGCCACTCGTTTGTTATCTTGTCTAGAGTGCTCTGGTGCAGGTTTTCATCAAGGATGTCTCTGTACATTGTTGCATTTATCTTTCCTTCGCTCCTCACTAGTCTCCCAgttcctgccactgaaaaaaacatccccacagcatgatgTATGTTTCAATGTAGGGATGGTATTGGCCAGGTGATGAgcggtgcctggtttcctccagacATGACGCTTGGCATGTAGGTCAAAGTGTTCAAGCTTtgtttcatcagaccagagaattttGTTTCTCAAGGTCTGAGAGTCCTTCAGGCGTCTTTTGGCAAACTCCAGGCGGGCTGTCATGTGCCTTTAATGGAGGATTAGCTGCTGTCTGGCTACTCTACCATACAGGcctgattggtggagtgttgcagagATTGTTGTTCTTCTGGAAAGTTCTCTCTCCACAGAGAAACACTGGAGCTCTTTCAGAGTGACCACTGTGCTCTCCTGATCACTCAGTTTGACCTGgtggttccaaacttcttccatttacggatgatggaggccactgtgctcattTGGGCCTTCAATGCTACAgaaaattttctgtaaaattcaGTTCTGTGCCTCAATACAATCCTGTCTCAGTGGTCTACAGGCAATTCCTTGGACTTCAAGCTTcaagtgtgtgcctttccaaatcaactgaatttaccacaggtggactcCAGTCAAGTTGCAGAAACATCTCTAGATTATCAGTGTAAACAGGATGCACCTGAGCTCAATTCTGAGTGTCATGACAAAGGCAGTGAATACTTATGttcatgtgattttttttaaatataaatttgcaaagatttcaaacaaacttctttcacattgtcattatggggtattgtCTGTAGTATGTGgagaaaaataacttaatttattTGGGAATAAGGCTGAAACATCACGCTGTGAATACTTTCCGGATGCACTGTAAATGCTGCTTTATCAGGCATTATATTTTTATCAGGCACATCTGACTTTGGAATGTGCGGCACCCATATTTATTCAAAgaagtatccaccttatttttcctgtaagactGGGTgaggccatttgtacattttatgggtcggGCTTCTGGTCTCATCGCGTCCAGCTATTTGTAACTGTACAAaccagcttgttttgctgcttgatattgcaaattgcgtaccatattattttaatgtattatcttaattatgaacacaatggtttgtagtgtAAACAGTCTCGCCCATTGGCGTTGAAGTATTCTTGCCTTGCCATCCTAAAAACTTTTCTTCTAGCATTTTAGGTATTTAAGACTTATGGGTTCAAATTTCTACAGGACTAATGGGAGTCCTGTATTGAAGATAGATAGAGCAGTAGTACATTTTGGTTGCCTGATTGGAAAACACAATAGTACCAGGATGTCGGGCTAGCAATTTTGTGAGCCCTGAAAAATaaccaaattaaaaaaagtttggaaCATGTAGtgaaagtaaatgatgacaataatttttggctgaaccatttctttaaaaatttaactggacattttataataaatttacattttaccaGTAACGCAAAGCTGTGAAATATTTAATCAGGTAGaaatgaagttaaaaaaaaaaaatccttaatcTTTAATCAGTAAATCACAAACAACTAGAAGAGTCATGTAAATTAACTGGTTAAAAAGAAAGGGAACActgaaaaacttttttaaaaattaggGAATAACAGACCTATGTTAAAGAGATGGAGGTCCTGTAGGGCTCCTACAGCACTGCAGCCTCCGCTGATCAGCACCCTGTTGTCAGACACGGGTAGAGCAGCGTGAAACCTGATCAGtggaatgaaaaaaagaaaaatagtctTTACTTTAAAATCCATTAAtgtaaataaattcaattttttttttaagttgtaaaaTTCATATTTTGAAGTCTTACCCACGGGCCAGTGGTGGCATGTTCTCGTACTTTACAGCAGAATATTCCATGAAGCCTTTTCCACAAGAAACAAAACACTTAGCATATGACTCTGATAATATAAACAACACAGAAGAAGTGATCAGGATCATTACCAAGATCCAGGATGTGAAGATCATTAAGGTAGGTGGCAGTTTTTCTCCCACCAAAAATGATCATCTTGTTTGACAGCAGCGTGGTGGAGTGCCTACAAATTACAGAtggacggaaaaaaaaaaaaaaaaaaaaaattctcacaataaaaaaaacaactcctaaaaggattagtttactccggattttaaatttcctgataatttactcaattccatgttcatgtctttctttcttcagacgaAATGAAATTAAGGTTAAGGAAAACATTCTAAAAGATTGTTCTTCATGTAGTGGCTGCAATGGTGGCTAACATGTTGAAAGTCcgaattgcagttttaatgcaactTCTTCTGTCTTTGGTTAATTTAacctttaaattaactgctattccaagagattcacatacttttgcaatacacagatatgtaacactggataatttttttcaataaatacatttcCCTCACTTGTTTgcttgggttctctttgtctacttttagGATTTACATGAAAATCTGATGATATTtagggtcatatttatgcagaaatataaaaagaaattctaaagggttcccaaactttcaaatcacagttttttttttaatcacagttGCTTGTCTTACACTAACTGACTTATCCAACATAACTACACAATGTGTAAAGTCATGGACACAGAGCTagagcaagacgagcatttgtgataataaagtatatacttttttttttaagaagacaatggatcgtttcactagataagatccttatttctCGTCTGGGATCttgtagagacctttgaagctgcattaaaactgcaatttggacctttaaccctctgatatatggagaaaaatcctttaatgtttctcaaaaaccttcatttcttctCCACTGAAGAaaaacagacatgaacatcttggatgacatgggggttagtaaattatcaggaaactttaattctggagtgaactaatcctttaaaataatattttaccctcatgtcatttcaaacatgTATGCATTTCTGTCTTCTGAGAGATGGGAGATAATATACTGCATATACTGTGGATGGATATGAGGCAAAGTATAACTACCTACCCAAACCTGGGCAGAGGACGGTCACCCTCCACAATTGGTTGATACCACAGACCATGTTCTGGGTTGAAAATGTACAGTGCGTTACTGCAAACCTTGCCTTCAGGACATCGGCTGGGCTGCACCCCTCCAAATACATAAAGCTCCTTTTTATAGACCGTGGCACTGTGGTGCGCCAGTGACGGTATATTTCCCTTTGCCTATGCCAACCCAAAACATCATACAGTGAAGTAACAGTAAGTGATCAACTGGTACACCAAAACATACACAAATCATACAGAAATAAATTTAATACTcacagaaacaagcttccactTCCAAGTTACAGTGTCCAGTATATAAATATCACCATATCGCTGGCAGTCTCTCAGTCCACCGTACACATAGACAGCTTTAGACTCAGGATCAAAAGTTGCTGAGTGACCTTTTGAGCTTGGTGGACTGACCTCAGATGATGATGAGACGTCCATGGGGAACCAGAAATCATTATCTGAGAATTATTACAGTTATAGGTACGTTAAAGGTAtattatataaagtatatatatatatatatacttatatatattaatactttcatttgccaaggatgtgttaaatggataactttttaactgtttattcaaagaatcccgaagaagaaaaaaaaaaagtcacaggttCCAGACAAATATTacacagcacaactgttgccaacattgacaattctaataataaatcagcatgttagaatgatcatgtgacacttaagactggagtaatggctgatgaaaattcagcttcacatcacaaatgaattatattttatagtatattaaaatagaaaccattattttatattgtaataacatcccacaatattactgtttttttctcagcatgtttgataaaataaatgcagacttgatgaacataaaaacattacaattcttaCTGGTCGCAAACTGCACAGTAAGACACTGAACAACAAAGTTTGGAATCACTAAGActtgaaatgtttttgaaagtagtctcttatgctcatcaaggctgcatttatttgatcaaaaatacagaaaaaaacagtaatattgcaaactgttttgaaggatcatgtgacgctgaagactagagtaatgatgctgaaaatgtagctttgtatgacaggaataaattaggaATACagacacacgtcctcttctaAGCAGAtgtgtaacatctttagttgattggaacttaattattgccctgatggtgggaatggggattttcaatgctttagctcttttcttacagccactttctattttgtgaagctcaacaaacttgttctgcacatcagatctactggacaattttatactcctagccaccctggtgtgctgaaaatattgtaatattaatgggaatatactttagagatattttacttgaCCAAAATATTTAGGGGttccaataattgtggccaacatgaactagagaaaaacatttatttcatgatGAGATATTCCCCCCATTctccatcgttttacttcaatgaaaggttagaattttgtgaattttccgaattaaagatctaaaggataaacgatgcagatttattttcacagtcacctttgctcatatttactaagggtgccaatattagtggagggcactatatatatatatatataattttaatttatataaaatctaaatcgtaatttaaaataatttagttaattatgaacaaataaataattattaataattacaaTGATacgtaattacatttatttaataataattttaaaatgtacatttcctTGAATATGAATAGTTATAGTACTGCGTTTATGCAGCACTTCTTTATAAATACCAGCTGCCCTAATCGGGGAAAAATGTTGTTttggtgttgttgtttttttgcattttgcaaatAACAGTCTATTAACTTttcattttgaattttaaaatgatACGCACCAATCTCCAGTTTCCATATAGAATCTTTACAACTGGCCGGGTCATCAGCCTCCCCACCAATCAGAATGGCCGTGTCAGGATCACTCAAACACATGGCATGGCTCCAGCGCTTTGATGGACGGTCTGAGAAtaataaatcaaacataaaagaagatataaaAAAAGCAATAGTAATAGTAATGGCAAtcactaataataattaataacatgtttgatattatattatatactgcTATCAATTTTTCAACAGAAATATCAATAACTAATTCTGCAACGATGACAATGGTTTATCCAGAGGTTACATTAAGATTCCAAGCATGTAAACAAACATCAATCACGTTATATCCGAGTAGAAGAACGAGCACTCGCCAACTCTGCAGCTCTTCACACGTTTGACAGCCATCTCGTCCTCTAAATCTACTGCAGACATTTTACGCAGCTTGCGCTTCTTTGGGCTTGAAACTTGCTTTGGATCCTTAGGGCTCTCCGGTTCTTCAGAGCTCCAAATACATCCCTTTATTCCAATAATGGA from Garra rufa chromosome 21, GarRuf1.0, whole genome shotgun sequence includes:
- the gstz1 gene encoding maleylacetoacetate isomerase isoform X2; amino-acid sequence: MHAMATQAKPVLYGYYRSSCSWRVRIAFALKGIEYEQKPINLIEDGGLQLTDQFKKINPMRQVPALTIDGITLSQSLAIIQYIDETRPEPRLLPADPKQRAQVRIISDIIASGIQPLQNLYVIQKIGAEKAQWAQHFINRGFEALEPILKMTAGKYCVGDEISMADICLVPQVFNAERFKVDMSKFPTIRRLNQTLTEIDAFKVSHPSCQPDTPDDLQA
- the gstz1 gene encoding maleylacetoacetate isomerase isoform X1, which gives rise to MSASATRLFKPVLYGYYRSSCSWRVRIAFALKGIEYEQKPINLIEDGGLQLTDQFKKINPMRQVPALTIDGITLSQSLAIIQYIDETRPEPRLLPADPKQRAQVRIISDIIASGIQPLQNLYVIQKIGAEKAQWAQHFINRGFEALEPILKMTAGKYCVGDEISMADICLVPQVFNAERFKVDMSKFPTIRRLNQTLTEIDAFKVSHPSCQPDTPDDLQA
- the LOC141295693 gene encoding uncharacterized protein, translated to MGKVHFYAVWSLREAPRQFIRNVNRTMYQVQMPLPLPKQLIVFGLGEWSSFSSDTEISVEVLLGPEVKSQVIGTLSPQSRSLIWQGVWTPELLTEAMQRGRRGVYAKVMLSISGQVRSSFISSTPRITRKCLVLNHSSNPSSTLLSSGESHNITQRSPPEGSVSCAELGKGKMETRENTLLQGVWPMDKTPRRSIIGIKGCIWSSEEPESPKDPKQVSSPKKRKLRKMSAVDLEDEMAVKRVKSCRVDRPSKRWSHAMCLSDPDTAILIGGEADDPASCKDSIWKLEIDNDFWFPMDVSSSSEVSPPSSKGHSATFDPESKAVYVYGGLRDCQRYGDIYILDTVTWKWKLVSAKGNIPSLAHHSATVYKKELYVFGGVQPSRCPEGKVCSNALYIFNPEHGLWYQPIVEGDRPLPRFGHSTTLLSNKMIIFGGRKTATYLNDLHILDLGFMEYSAVKYENMPPLARGFHAALPVSDNRVLISGGCSAVGALQDLHLFNIDTSSWTSVVSPLLCSKPRAGHSLISLDCTKALSSDPRDARDRRNGKSLSLQCTILVFGGSDCSGTFYNDTVKSMVELPV